From the genome of Sphingobacterium kitahiroshimense, one region includes:
- a CDS encoding S9 family peptidase: MSKLITALSLTAFILVSESTVQAQQKRLDFDQSWGNRNSLTQNVNFYPGWANSVAYLERDAKDGKTYQIDLKSGKRELYVVPAKSSVKVYVSKNDIFIQDGSQAAKQLTSSPDVAEQNPTLSPDGKLVAFTRKSDLYAIDLTTGKEIRYTTDGTDVIYNGWSSWVYYEEILGRSTNYKAFWWSPDSKKLAFMRFDDTKVPMFPIYVSKGQHGYLEETRYPKAGDPNPEVKVGFVNATGGEVTWSDFNEKDDQYFGQPYWSFDSKNIMVQWMNRDQNNLKFYQVDPNSGAKKEIYDEKQSSWINLDHEERITYLADNKHYILKSDKTGWAHYYLYTLDGKLLNPITSGDWQVTSLEYIDEKAKVVYFMARKENSARYDLYRVDFSGKNMKRLTFGDYSHDVKVSPDGHYFITNYSNVSTPNKVALVDNKGKIVKELADSRASDFNTYKFGETKYFTIKSDDGQYDLPVVVTYPTDFDEAKEYPVIFSIYGGPDAGTVKDTWKGTRSQYWANEGVIQVSADHRASGQFGKQGVALMHRNLGHWEIIDYSTVAKWFKAKPWVAKNKFLITGHSYGGYMTCLAMTKAADVFDFGIAGAPVTSWELYDTHYTERWMDTPQDNAEGYKNGSVLTYTDNYKGVLRIMHGDMDDNVHLQNTMQLVDALTDRSVPFELMIYPGSRHGFERSKNAYDFKERVRFYYQYLLEKPVPKDFK, translated from the coding sequence ATGAGTAAATTAATTACCGCGCTGAGTCTTACGGCTTTTATTCTGGTATCAGAATCTACAGTTCAGGCGCAACAAAAACGATTGGATTTTGATCAATCTTGGGGAAATCGAAATTCATTAACACAAAATGTCAACTTCTACCCTGGTTGGGCAAACAGTGTCGCTTATCTAGAACGTGATGCGAAAGATGGTAAAACGTATCAAATTGATTTGAAAAGTGGGAAACGTGAATTATATGTCGTTCCTGCCAAATCATCTGTCAAAGTATACGTTTCAAAAAATGATATTTTTATTCAGGACGGTAGTCAAGCAGCTAAGCAACTGACAAGTTCTCCTGATGTTGCAGAGCAAAACCCAACACTTTCACCAGATGGTAAACTTGTTGCTTTTACACGTAAAAGTGATTTGTATGCGATTGATTTAACGACAGGCAAGGAAATTCGTTATACTACCGATGGTACAGATGTTATCTACAATGGTTGGTCATCGTGGGTGTATTATGAGGAGATCTTAGGTAGATCAACTAATTATAAAGCTTTTTGGTGGTCGCCAGATAGTAAGAAGTTAGCTTTTATGCGCTTTGATGATACAAAGGTGCCTATGTTTCCAATTTATGTGTCGAAAGGTCAACACGGTTATCTAGAAGAAACCCGTTATCCTAAAGCTGGAGATCCAAATCCAGAAGTTAAGGTCGGTTTTGTAAATGCTACTGGTGGAGAAGTGACCTGGTCTGATTTTAACGAAAAGGATGATCAATATTTTGGCCAACCTTATTGGAGTTTTGATAGTAAAAACATCATGGTTCAATGGATGAATCGTGATCAGAATAATTTGAAATTTTATCAAGTTGATCCTAACTCTGGAGCTAAGAAAGAAATTTATGATGAAAAACAATCTTCGTGGATTAATTTAGATCATGAAGAGCGTATCACCTATCTGGCCGATAACAAACACTATATATTAAAATCAGATAAGACAGGCTGGGCTCATTATTATCTTTATACTTTAGATGGTAAGTTATTAAATCCAATTACATCGGGTGATTGGCAGGTGACTTCATTAGAGTATATCGATGAGAAGGCAAAAGTAGTTTACTTCATGGCGCGTAAAGAGAATTCGGCACGTTATGATCTATATCGTGTTGACTTTTCAGGTAAGAATATGAAAAGACTGACATTTGGTGATTATTCGCATGATGTAAAAGTATCTCCTGACGGACATTATTTCATAACTAATTATTCTAACGTAAGCACACCTAATAAGGTAGCACTAGTTGACAATAAGGGTAAAATTGTAAAAGAACTGGCCGATAGTAGAGCATCGGATTTTAATACCTATAAATTTGGTGAGACAAAATACTTTACTATAAAGTCTGATGATGGACAGTATGATTTACCTGTTGTCGTGACTTATCCGACGGATTTTGATGAAGCGAAAGAATACCCTGTTATTTTCAGTATATATGGTGGTCCTGACGCAGGTACTGTGAAAGATACATGGAAAGGTACAAGAAGTCAATATTGGGCTAATGAGGGCGTTATTCAAGTGTCGGCTGATCATCGTGCATCTGGACAATTTGGAAAACAGGGCGTAGCACTTATGCATCGTAATCTGGGGCACTGGGAAATTATAGATTATTCTACTGTTGCGAAATGGTTTAAAGCAAAACCTTGGGTAGCTAAAAATAAATTTTTGATTACTGGTCATAGTTATGGCGGTTATATGACATGTTTAGCAATGACTAAAGCCGCAGATGTTTTTGATTTTGGGATAGCTGGTGCTCCTGTGACATCATGGGAGTTGTATGATACCCATTACACAGAGCGTTGGATGGATACGCCACAAGATAATGCAGAGGGATATAAAAATGGTTCTGTCTTAACTTATACGGATAATTACAAAGGTGTTTTGAGAATTATGCATGGCGATATGGACGATAATGTTCATTTGCAAAATACCATGCAATTGGTTGATGCTTTGACCGATCGTTCTGTACCTTTCGAGTTGATGATTTATCCGGGTAGTCGTCACGGATTTGAAAGATCTAAAAATGCATATGATTTTAAAGAACGTGTACGTTTTTACTATCAGTATTTATTAGAAAAACCGGTTCCAAAGGACTTTAAATAG
- the dinB gene encoding DNA polymerase IV: protein MDDTILNKKRKIIHLDMDAFFASVDQRDFEELRGKPIAVGGSPDGRGVVATASYEARKYGVKSAMSSIQAIKLCPHLIFTRPRFDVYKQVSDHIRSIFYRYTDLVEPLSLDEAFLDVSDDKQHIGSALEIAKRIKREIKDELNLTVSAGVSVNKFVAKIASDMNKPDGLTFIGPSKIVTFMEELPVEKFFGVGKVTANKMRSLGIFKGLDLKKQSHVDLMRWFGKSGDFFYQIVRGIDNRAVVPNRIRKSIGIEDTFPSDIGQLEELKSILEDLNSRLYTRLEKGGKWGRTLTLKVKFADFTVLTRSISILEIFKHQEDMYQIALSLLLKLEFDKKVRLMGISISNFRDESNDRFEGYQLSLFDD, encoded by the coding sequence ATGGATGATACAATATTAAATAAGAAGAGGAAAATAATTCATTTAGATATGGATGCATTTTTTGCTTCTGTTGATCAACGCGATTTTGAAGAATTACGGGGTAAGCCTATCGCCGTTGGTGGATCTCCTGATGGACGTGGTGTTGTAGCCACTGCTAGTTATGAGGCGAGAAAATATGGTGTTAAGTCGGCTATGTCATCTATACAAGCTATAAAATTATGTCCCCACTTAATTTTTACTCGTCCTAGATTTGATGTTTACAAACAGGTGTCCGATCATATTCGTTCCATTTTTTATCGTTATACTGATTTGGTTGAACCGCTATCTTTGGATGAGGCGTTTTTAGATGTATCGGATGATAAACAACATATTGGGTCGGCTCTAGAGATTGCTAAGAGAATTAAACGTGAAATAAAAGACGAACTTAATTTGACCGTGTCTGCTGGGGTGTCGGTTAATAAATTCGTGGCAAAGATAGCTTCTGATATGAATAAACCTGATGGTTTAACTTTTATAGGCCCTTCAAAGATTGTAACTTTTATGGAGGAGCTACCTGTTGAAAAATTTTTTGGAGTTGGAAAAGTAACGGCAAATAAAATGCGCTCTTTGGGTATTTTTAAAGGTCTTGATCTAAAAAAGCAATCACATGTAGATTTGATGCGATGGTTTGGTAAATCGGGAGATTTTTTTTATCAAATTGTGAGAGGTATTGACAATCGAGCAGTTGTACCAAATCGTATTCGTAAATCTATTGGTATTGAAGATACTTTTCCTAGTGATATTGGACAGTTAGAAGAATTAAAATCAATTTTGGAAGACTTAAATTCACGACTTTATACACGACTTGAAAAAGGTGGTAAATGGGGGAGAACTTTGACGTTAAAAGTAAAATTTGCAGATTTTACGGTGTTGACAAGAAGTATCTCTATCTTGGAGATTTTTAAACATCAAGAAGATATGTATCAAATTGCACTTTCATTACTTCTAAAACTGGAGTTTGATAAAAAGGTCCGGTTAATGGGGATTTCGATTTCAAATTTTAGAGATGAAAGTAATGACCGTTTCGAGGGTTATCAATTGTCTCTGTTTGATGATTAA
- the dnaB gene encoding replicative DNA helicase produces the protein MSNDNNFEDSNTGTGKKTNFGERRTKLNNLVSGLGKLPPQALDLEEAVLGALMLEKNALSEVIDILKPESFYKDAHQKIFESIFSLFQKSSPIDLLTVTAELRKMGALEMVGGAYYITQLTDRVVSAANIEFHARIISQKYIQRELIKVSTEIINSAYDETSDIFDLLDHAEKSLFDIAQNNLRRDSRKMDDIMREAISNLELLRDRTDGLTGVPSGLTALDRMTSGWQPSDLVIIAARPAMGKTAFVLSVARNAAVDHNKPVAVFSLEMSSVQLVNRLIAGETEIEQEKLKKGNLADHEWQQLHSRIGRLTEAPLIIDDTPALNVFEFRAKCRRLKAQHDIQMVIVDYLQLMHGKAEGKGGGNREQEIGSISRALKSVAKELNVPVLALSQLSRAVESRPGNSKRPMLSDLRESGSIEQDADMVLFLYRPEYYGMTEDEEGRSTAGVGEVIIAKHRNGETGIVPLRFIGKYVKFVDLEDEFTGVGAADGFNNPTSFSSPAMNPSAMFSGSDMGGMTGGITMPSRMNDMPDDAPF, from the coding sequence ATGAGTAACGATAATAATTTTGAAGATAGTAATACTGGAACTGGTAAGAAGACCAATTTCGGAGAGCGTAGAACCAAACTCAATAATTTAGTCAGTGGATTAGGTAAACTTCCTCCACAGGCTTTAGATTTGGAAGAGGCGGTTTTAGGAGCTCTGATGTTGGAGAAAAATGCCTTAAGTGAAGTTATTGATATTCTTAAGCCAGAATCTTTTTACAAAGACGCTCATCAGAAAATTTTCGAATCTATTTTTAGCTTATTTCAGAAATCATCTCCTATTGACTTATTAACTGTTACTGCTGAGCTTCGAAAAATGGGAGCTCTGGAAATGGTTGGTGGAGCATATTATATAACACAATTAACTGATCGTGTTGTTTCTGCAGCTAATATCGAATTTCATGCGCGTATTATTTCGCAAAAATATATTCAACGTGAATTAATCAAAGTTTCAACAGAGATTATTAATAGTGCCTATGATGAAACTTCGGATATATTTGATCTTTTGGATCATGCAGAGAAGAGTTTATTTGATATTGCCCAGAATAATTTAAGAAGAGATTCTAGGAAAATGGATGATATCATGCGTGAAGCAATATCAAATTTGGAATTGTTGCGTGATCGTACAGATGGATTAACAGGTGTTCCTTCTGGTTTAACAGCATTAGATCGTATGACCTCCGGATGGCAACCTTCAGATTTAGTAATTATTGCGGCTCGTCCTGCGATGGGAAAAACAGCCTTTGTTTTATCTGTAGCACGTAATGCTGCTGTAGATCATAATAAACCTGTAGCCGTTTTCTCTCTTGAGATGTCTTCGGTGCAATTGGTTAATCGTTTGATAGCTGGAGAAACAGAAATTGAACAGGAGAAGTTGAAGAAAGGTAATCTGGCTGATCATGAATGGCAGCAACTGCATTCTAGAATTGGAAGGTTGACTGAAGCACCTTTAATTATTGACGATACACCAGCATTAAACGTATTTGAATTTAGAGCCAAGTGCCGACGTTTAAAAGCGCAGCATGATATCCAGATGGTCATTGTCGATTATTTGCAACTTATGCATGGAAAGGCCGAAGGAAAAGGTGGTGGTAATCGTGAGCAGGAAATCGGTAGTATCTCAAGGGCATTGAAATCTGTTGCAAAAGAGTTAAATGTTCCGGTATTGGCCCTTTCACAATTAAGCCGTGCAGTAGAGTCTCGTCCAGGGAATTCAAAGCGTCCTATGCTTTCTGATTTACGTGAATCCGGATCTATTGAGCAAGATGCAGATATGGTATTGTTTTTATACCGTCCTGAATATTACGGTATGACCGAAGATGAAGAAGGCCGTTCAACTGCAGGGGTAGGAGAAGTTATTATTGCTAAGCACCGTAATGGTGAAACGGGTATTGTGCCACTTCGTTTTATTGGTAAATATGTAAAGTTTGTTGATTTGGAAGATGAATTTACAGGTGTTGGTGCGGCGGATGGTTTTAATAATCCAACATCATTCAGTTCTCCAGCAATGAATCCTTCGGCTATGTTTAGTGGTAGTGATATGGGAGGGATGACTGGTGGTATTACAATGCCTTCACGTATGAATGACATGCCGGACGATGCGCCTTTTTAA
- the ubiE gene encoding bifunctional demethylmenaquinone methyltransferase/2-methoxy-6-polyprenyl-1,4-benzoquinol methylase UbiE, whose amino-acid sequence MTNEASSLKPYKDAKDGKKEQVADMFNNISKTYDFLNHFLSLGIDIIWRKKAINALKSIAPQYMLDVATGTGDFALESIKILNPKKIIGVDISQGMLDVAQQKIKQKGLSEQFEVQLGDSEQLQFDDNTFDAVTVAFGVRNFENLNQGLADICRVLKPGGKAIILEFSNPKKFPIKQLYNFYFKRITPTIGKLFSKDSSAYSYLPESVARFPDGEKFAEITKAVGFSNTIIRPQTFGVCTIYIATK is encoded by the coding sequence ATGACAAATGAAGCATCATCATTAAAACCATACAAGGACGCAAAAGACGGTAAAAAAGAGCAAGTTGCAGATATGTTTAACAACATATCCAAAACTTATGACTTTTTAAATCATTTTCTATCCTTAGGCATTGATATCATCTGGCGTAAAAAAGCAATTAATGCTTTAAAATCCATCGCTCCGCAATATATGTTAGATGTAGCAACAGGAACTGGTGATTTCGCGCTGGAATCAATTAAAATATTGAATCCAAAAAAAATAATCGGCGTAGACATTTCGCAAGGTATGCTTGATGTTGCACAGCAAAAGATTAAACAAAAAGGTTTATCTGAGCAATTTGAAGTACAACTTGGTGATTCAGAACAGTTGCAATTTGACGACAACACCTTCGATGCTGTAACGGTTGCATTTGGCGTCCGTAATTTTGAAAATCTAAATCAGGGCTTAGCAGATATCTGTCGTGTATTGAAGCCTGGCGGAAAAGCAATAATATTGGAATTTTCTAATCCTAAAAAATTTCCAATTAAACAATTGTATAATTTTTATTTTAAAAGAATAACCCCAACAATAGGAAAACTCTTCTCAAAAGATTCGAGTGCATACTCGTATCTACCTGAATCTGTAGCTCGATTTCCTGATGGTGAAAAATTCGCGGAAATTACAAAAGCCGTTGGTTTTTCAAACACAATAATTCGCCCCCAGACTTTTGGCGTTTGTACGATATATATTGCCACAAAATAG
- a CDS encoding SDR family NAD(P)-dependent oxidoreductase, which produces MSKTVFITGASSGIGEACAEVLAREGYNLLLCARRFQRLEEIRDRLNKQYPQIAIHIFELDVRNYDEVKSKIENLPSEWKNINVLINNAGLSQGLDSIQDGDIGDWDRMIDTNVKGLLYVTKTVIPLLENQEGAQHIVNLGSIAAKEVYPNGNVYCASKHAVDALNKAMRIDLLPKGIKVTGINPGMVETEFSEVRFKGDIERAKNVYNGVDALTGKDIAETISFVISRPKHVNINDLIIMPTAQATGTIVNRK; this is translated from the coding sequence ATGTCAAAAACAGTATTCATTACAGGGGCAAGTTCAGGTATTGGAGAAGCTTGTGCAGAAGTCTTAGCGCGTGAAGGATATAATTTATTACTTTGTGCGCGTCGTTTCCAAAGATTAGAGGAAATTAGGGATAGACTTAATAAACAATATCCACAAATTGCGATCCATATCTTTGAACTTGATGTTCGCAATTATGATGAAGTAAAATCTAAAATTGAGAACTTACCTTCAGAGTGGAAAAATATAAATGTACTTATTAATAATGCAGGATTAAGCCAGGGTTTAGATAGCATCCAAGATGGCGATATCGGCGATTGGGATCGCATGATCGACACAAATGTCAAAGGATTATTATATGTTACAAAAACCGTCATACCGCTATTAGAAAATCAAGAGGGAGCACAACATATTGTCAATTTAGGATCTATAGCCGCTAAAGAGGTGTATCCAAATGGAAATGTCTACTGTGCCAGTAAACATGCAGTAGATGCACTTAATAAAGCAATGAGAATTGACTTACTTCCGAAAGGAATAAAAGTAACCGGCATAAATCCGGGAATGGTAGAAACAGAGTTTTCAGAAGTGCGTTTTAAAGGTGATATCGAGCGTGCAAAAAATGTGTATAACGGAGTTGACGCTTTAACGGGAAAAGATATTGCTGAAACAATATCTTTCGTGATTAGCAGACCCAAGCATGTTAACATCAACGATCTCATTATTATGCCAACCGCACAAGCAACAGGAACGATTGTAAATAGAAAATAA
- a CDS encoding GatB/YqeY domain-containing protein — protein sequence MTLEEKINQDIKTAMIAKDANKLRGLRAVKAAILLAKTEKGHSEELTEETEIKVLQKLVKQRKESAEIYKTQNRDDLYAIEVEEQEVIEAYLPKQLSREEVEAIIKEIISTTGASTVKDMGKVMGAANQQLAGKADGRTISELVKSLLA from the coding sequence ATGACTTTAGAAGAAAAAATAAATCAAGATATCAAGACCGCAATGATCGCAAAAGATGCGAACAAATTACGTGGCTTACGTGCTGTCAAAGCAGCTATTTTATTAGCAAAAACGGAAAAAGGTCACAGCGAAGAATTGACAGAAGAAACAGAAATTAAAGTTCTTCAAAAATTAGTAAAACAACGTAAAGAATCCGCGGAAATTTACAAAACCCAAAACAGAGATGATCTGTATGCGATCGAAGTTGAAGAGCAAGAAGTAATTGAAGCATACTTACCAAAGCAACTCAGCAGAGAAGAAGTGGAAGCGATAATCAAAGAAATAATCAGCACAACTGGAGCTTCTACAGTAAAAGATATGGGCAAAGTAATGGGTGCTGCTAACCAACAATTAGCAGGAAAAGCCGACGGAAGAACAATTTCCGAGCTTGTAAAAAGTTTACTAGCTTAA
- a CDS encoding GNAT family N-acetyltransferase — MELFWKYKTFSELTTEELYRILKLRVDVFVNEQQCFYPELDNKDDQCAHIWAEINNEIVVYARIVPPGLSYPEPAIGRVVTNPSFRGNNYGKALINKSLTCISEKYGSTAIQIGAQTYLKKFYESFGFEQVSDEYLDYGIPHIDMIKP; from the coding sequence ATGGAATTATTTTGGAAATATAAGACATTCTCTGAATTAACAACAGAAGAATTATATCGCATCCTCAAATTACGTGTTGATGTCTTTGTGAATGAGCAACAATGCTTTTATCCAGAATTGGATAATAAAGATGATCAGTGCGCCCATATTTGGGCAGAAATCAATAATGAAATTGTTGTTTATGCCCGAATTGTACCACCAGGTCTATCTTATCCAGAACCGGCAATTGGCCGAGTTGTAACAAACCCATCCTTTAGAGGTAATAATTATGGGAAAGCTCTTATAAATAAATCGCTTACCTGCATATCTGAAAAGTATGGTAGCACAGCGATTCAGATAGGCGCGCAAACCTATCTAAAGAAATTTTATGAAAGCTTCGGATTTGAACAAGTATCCGATGAATACCTGGATTATGGAATCCCACATATTGACATGATAAAACCTTAA